A stretch of the bacterium genome encodes the following:
- a CDS encoding rhomboid family intramembrane serine protease: protein MFIPIRDDNPCKTFPIVTVALIIINASIFLVSRKFNPFAAPSLHFSNFFSFMPIEFTGDLLRVGSPRPVWLSLFTSMFMHANLWHLIGNIWYLWLFGNRVEVRYGRTAFLTLYLMWGVSAASLHLLISSDPAVATVGASGAIAGVLGSYMLLFPKATIGGIWPLFYVFLPGELPAVIVLGQWFLLQLLAFQPGVAYLAHIGGFIAGMISAIIFLAGVFILKRNM from the coding sequence ATGTTTATTCCAATCCGCGACGACAACCCCTGTAAAACATTTCCGATAGTAACTGTCGCGCTTATTATTATAAACGCAAGTATTTTTCTTGTCAGCCGCAAATTCAACCCATTTGCTGCACCTTCTCTGCACTTTTCGAACTTCTTCTCCTTTATGCCGATTGAGTTCACGGGTGATTTACTTCGAGTAGGCAGTCCGCGGCCGGTTTGGTTAAGCTTATTCACTTCAATGTTTATGCATGCCAACCTTTGGCACCTTATCGGCAATATTTGGTACCTATGGCTTTTCGGCAACAGGGTAGAAGTAAGATACGGACGCACCGCATTTCTAACTCTCTATTTAATGTGGGGTGTTTCAGCAGCATCGCTTCATTTACTAATTTCCTCAGATCCTGCAGTTGCAACTGTCGGAGCCAGCGGAGCGATTGCCGGAGTTTTGGGTTCATACATGCTGCTCTTCCCTAAAGCAACTATCGGGGGAATTTGGCCTCTGTTTTATGTTTTCTTGCCGGGTGAGCTGCCTGCTGTAATTGTTCTCGGACAATGGTTCCTATTACAGCTTTTAGCTTTCCAGCCAGGAGTTGCATATTTGGCGCATATCGGTGGTTTTATCGCTGGTATGATATCTGCAATAATTTTCCTGGCTGGCGTATTCATACTAAAACGAAACATGTAA